CTGCCAAGCCGGGTGCGGGCGGAAGCGGTCTGGCGCACCTTGTCGCGCAGCAGTTTCTGGAGCTGATGCCGCTCGGTGGCAATGTCCTGAAAGCGCTTGGGCAGAAAGTCGACGGCCCCGGCTTCCAGGGCGTCCAGGGTGGCGGGCGCGCCTTCCTGGGTGACCGAGGAGAACATCAGCACGGGCGTGGGACGCCGGGCCATGATGCCGCGCACAGCGCTGACGCCATCCATCACCGGCATCTCCACATCCATGGTGACGACATCCGGCTTCAGGGCCAGTACCTGCTCCACGCCCTGCTTGCCATTGGC
The Thermithiobacillus plumbiphilus genome window above contains:
- a CDS encoding response regulator, translating into MPVRVLIVDDSAFMQRTLRDMLEGDGTFEVVGTAANGKQGVEQVLALKPDVVTMDVEMPVMDGVSAVRGIMARRPTPVLMFSSVTQEGAPATLDALEAGAVDFLPKRFQDIATERHQLQKLLRDKVRQTASARTRLG